The following proteins come from a genomic window of Aspergillus oryzae RIB40 DNA, chromosome 4:
- a CDS encoding Zn(II)2Cys6 transcription factor (predicted protein), which yields MDPSSSPSSTLPPSVPVACLNCREKHLKCDGNLTGCTRCKDLSLFCHFVPSRRGRRGRPWPYSGAMGDYPPLPVEPTGNAMMTPLDSLACAAPQGDATCSSLPPRIDNQLVTLFFLHFHQAHPFLPPRDAFLHSSPPIYLLDVVQFISVHYLPASNVPDHTHQLCTAVQEAEASLEKVQALLLLSIIMHARTQPREAKEWLGDAISLSLDLGLHCREFSEALEIQNPVRAESARRTWWEIFIIDTLLAAVQVDGALQLTVETLDIPLPCEMDEYQDGRLGIVPISLRDMDRQALFHNDGDFSSAAYRAEAATILRKCLIASGNHVSHETINILDVTISAWFHRLPSGKQAMLHHNGDVDQMIFQSFMIMHCASIYLHFPKSYLLAFLPVTSHIFCSRPPTFTSSSANPQIHTAKVYGAAVNLSKLASLTTSVASHSPFFVCTLVLSSIVQLAVFTADPQQSSRTGRSFLALNIGVLKSMGHVWTIAATSMARIRDVAVELESALARESRALLDDHLTQSVLVDSQGLDVTFL from the coding sequence ATGGACCCCTCGTCCAGTCCCTCCTCTACCCTACCCCCTTCTGTCCCCGTTGCCTGTCTTAACTGTCGCGAGAAACATCTCAAGTGCGATGGTAATCTGACAGGATGTACCCGGTGCAAGGACTTGAGTCTCTTTTGCCACTTTGTACCGAGCCGCCGAGGGAGACGAGGACGGCCTTGGCCCTATTCAGGTGCAATGGGAGACTATCCTCCACTACCTGTCGAGCCCACCGGCAATGCAATGATGACCCCTTTAGATTCCTTAGCATGTGCTGCTCCACAGGGGGACGCGACCTGTTCATCGCTCCCCCCTCGGATCGACAACCAGCTGGTTACGTTGTTTTTCCTCCATTTCCATCAGGCCCACCCATTCTTGCCGCCTCGCGACGCATTCCtgcattcttctcccccaATCTACTTGCTGGACGTGGTACAGTTCATCAGCGTACATTACCTCCCTGCCAGTAATGTTCCAGACCACACCCACCAGCTATGCACGGCCGTCCAGGAGGCAGAAGCCAGCCTTGAGAAGGTCCAAGCCCTTTTACTCCTATCGATCATCATGCATGCACGAACCCAGCCGCGAGAGGCGAAGGAATGGCTTGGTGACGCGATTTCTTTGAGTCTGGATCTAGGACTTCACTGCCGGGAATTTTCtgaggctttggagatcCAGAATCCTGTGCGGGCTGAGAGTGCTCGGCGTACGTGGTGGGAGATCTTCATTATTGATACCCTTCTGGCGGCTGTGCAAGTCGATGGTGCTTTACAGCTGACAGTAGAGACACTCGATATTCCCCTGCCTTGTGAGATGGACGAATACCAGGATGGCCGCTTGGGGATTGTTCCAATCTCACTGCGTGATATGGATCGTCAGGCACTGTTCCACAATGATGGCGATTTCTCATCCGCAGCGTACAGGGCCGAAGCAGCGACAATACTTCGAAAGTGCCTGATCGCAAGCGGGAATCATGTCTCCCATGAAACTATCAATATCCTCGATGTCACCATTTCGGCGTGGTTCCACCGGTTGCCCAGCGGCAAGCAGGCGATGTTGCATCATAATGGTGACGTGGATCAAATGATATTCCAATCTTTTATGATAATGCACTGCGCCTCAATATACTTGCACTTCCCAAAATCATATCTCCTTGCATTTCTACCGGTGACTAGCCACATATTTTGTTCTCGACCCCCCACCTTCACGTCGAGTTCCGCAAACCCTCAAATACACACAGCCAAGGTATACGGCGCGGCGGTCAACCTATCCAAGCTTGCCTCCTTGACGACCAGCGTGGCTAGTCATAGccccttcttcgtctgcaCTCTAGTCCTAAGTTCCATCGTCCAACTCGCTGTCTTTACTGCTGATCCCCAGCAATCGAGCCGTACAGGCCGAAGCTTCCTAGCCTTGAATATCGGCGTCCTAAAATCCATGGGGCATGTGTGGACGATCGCGGCGACTTCGATGGCGCGCATCCGCGATGTAGCTGTCGAGCTTGAGTCGGCGCTTGCCAGGGAGAGCAGAGCGCTGTTAGATGATCACTTGACCCAGTCCGTTTTAGTCGACTCTCAAGGTTTGGACGTAACATTTTTATAA